The following proteins are encoded in a genomic region of Ictalurus furcatus strain D&B chromosome 6, Billie_1.0, whole genome shotgun sequence:
- the ankrd50l gene encoding ankyrin repeat domain-containing protein 50: protein MHRPDTFFLGQMRGCRPSLLQGRRFHCREWALEKVKRYLEARNQVKGVKDSSHPTLGVLVIGGPGTGKTAFCTELVWPQSEAGRAFGLASRCLAWHYCQREDADSLEVWRFVLGLVEQLRNSPLLAPNYRNLLANPAIATSLEPLHCQRDPDDTFKRAVVETLLSIPSPSQSVYIVVDSLDFDCSGTVGVGEGLTAGTTGTQSTSIAELLLRHHQYLPPWVLLVCSARRQNKAVCKMFSGFRKLCLDDLRKPVAVRDVQHYILRRLDQEGTLRRQLTPETADMLNLLHIKSGGCFLFLERVLDGVASGLVGLREIRDIPGTLNGLYLWLCQRLFPRKLFVHVRPLLNIILASPRPINLEELFTAARTRDACLVHEDFQSQMRALAPLIVDGPEGRKLLFHSSFAEWLTDVKYCTQKFLCSTTDGHLSLAMSLSLRSKSLNTEEVCQMGHHLLSSGIHSGEPALLALWMLWTGVPTLGSGGRGVSATVSQHPFSMQTPVLVQQDVLQLLMKSGVYPPTCSPDSGPSVGVHCVGKGRAILRRALQREDSVRALLDSGINVNRTDPSDGRTLLSTAAHTGLVDITALLLCRGADPSISDNQGQTPLTLAARQGHVGVLQVILDWIQDQGCDTAQTLLEHADSEGWTALRSASWGGHKEAVKILLEAGAEVDGCDPDGRTALRAAAWGGHEEILLTLLDHGAKVDSMDHEGRTPLIAAAYMGHKEAVEILLDAGAEVDLADGDGRTALSVAALCVPTAAGGRGHGEVVSLLLERGADPEHKDKNGMTPLLLASYEGHEEVVELLLEAGADVDESAGAYPSAITPLLAAAAMGHAGTVNRMLFWGAAVDAIDGEGRTALCLAAAKGSVEVVRALLDRGLDENHKDDLGWTPLHTAACEGHKSVCTVLTVQGSMARVGELDVEGRIPLILAAQEGHCSTVRLLLDRKSPIDHRGYNGHSALSAAALQGHEEVVELLLRRGADSDVRDAEGRPLLYLLILEGCLGIATLLIEKGGVPLESRDAEGRTALHVAAWQGDLNGIELLLRHGADPNALDSEGRPPLHSVAWRGHISAGRLLLRARGINVDLACKKQGATALSIAAQEGHTEIVAMLLENGADPDLLDHYGRCPVKVAGKRGHFSIVRLLESYGAKPFLGLLPLLCETPGSSSSSILKTQVSICTVEGFGNGTPATSSTSSNSLSASCSPASTAERFHSVPGSQTSSSTCHSLATVQTVPADTLSFTQQIQQHSLPRCRSRPSTLPLHGSNPSSLQRSIAKNKQKVISKDNPTHAQCTILGLQDSHVPLKGLGSAQTADYILKQQTPHLIENELENSPLKSGSCKWNSVMLSLGVTPNQEGAIRQPINRDRSHLGYPPLHLQFHEQKESWDGFQKTTISPTFDLSAISPHGALIEESVFITTTDPQLNLKQAIKLQFEGPTSAALYKRETPL, encoded by the exons ATGCACAGGCCTGACACCTTTTTTCTGGGCCAGATGAGGGGTTGCAGGCCAAGTTTGCTGCAGGGCCGGCGGTTCCACTGCCGGGAATGGGCCCTGGAGAAGGTGAAGAGATACCTGGAGGCAAGAAATCAGGTCAAAGGGGTGAAGGACTCCTCCCATCCCACATTGGGTGTCCTAGTGATAGGGGGGCCTGGTACAGGTAAGACGGCCTTCTGCACAGAGCTGGTCTGGCCCCAATCAGAAGCCGGGAGAGCGTTCGGGCTGGCATCGAGGTGTCTGGCttggcactattgtcagaggGAAGATGCAGACAGCCTAGAGGTTTGGAGGTTTGTGCTGGGCCTGGTAGAACAGCTGCGTAATAGTCCTCTATTGGCACCGAACTACAGAAACCTCTTAGCCAACCCTGCTATTGCTACCAGCCTCGAGCCTCTTCACTGCCAACGTGACCCAGATGACACCTTTAAAAG GGCAGTTGTGGAGACCTTGCTCTCCATACCCTCTCCATCTCAGAGTGTTTACATAGTGGTAGATTCTCTGGATTTTGACTGTAGTGGGACTGTTGGAGTTGGTGAAGGTCTGACAGCAGGGACTACAGGTACTCAGAGTACTTCAATAGCGGAGCTCCTCCTCAGGCACCACCAGTACTTGCCACCCTGGGTTCTCCTGGTCTGTTCTGCACGCAGACAGAATAAGGCGGTGTGCAAGATGTTTTCAG GATTTCGAAAACTGTGTCTAGATGACTTGCGGAAACCTGTGGCTGTACGTGATGTTCAGCATTATATTCTCCGGAGGCTAGATCAGGAGGGGACACTGCGGCGGCAGCTCACACCAGAGACCGCTGATATGCTTAACTTGCTGCATATCAAGAGTGGTGGCTGCTTTCTCTTCCTTGAGCGAGTACTGGATGGTGTGGCAAGTGGTTTAGTAGGGCTCAGAGAAATCCGGGACATTCCAGGTACACTAAATGGTCTCTATTTATGGCTCTGTCAGCGTCTCTTCCCCCGTAAACTCTTTGTCCACGTTAGACCCTTGCTCAACATTATTCTTGCCTCCCCACGACCAATAAATCTTGAGGAACTTTTCACTGCTGCACGAACTAGAGATGCTTGTCTGGTACATGAGGactttcagtcacaaatgcgtgCTCTGGCACCACTGATAGTAGATGGGCCAGAGGGGAGAAAGCTCTTGTTCCATAGTAGCTTTGCAGAGTGGTTAACTGATGTAAAGTACTGTACACAGAAGTTTCTGTGCAGTACTACAGATGGTCATCTTTCACTTGCCATGTCCCTGTCATTGAGATCTAAAAGCCTTAACACGGAAGAGGTATGCCAAATGGGCCATCACCTCCTCAGCAGTGGAATACATTCAGGTGAGCCAGCACTGCTGGCTCTATGGATGCTTTGGACTGGAGTTCCCACTCTTGGCAGTGGTGGGAGGGGCGTTTCTGCCACTGTCTCTcaacatccattttccatgcaaACACCTGTGCTGGTTCAACAGGATGTACTACAGCTTCTTATGAAAAGTGGTGTGTACCCCCCCACCTGTTCCCCAGACAGTGGTCCTAGTGTGGGTGTACACTGTGTGGGTAAAGGGAGAGCAATACTAAGAAGGGCGTTGCAAAGAGAGGACTCTGTACGAGCACTTTTGGATAGTGGGATTAATGTAAACAGGACAGACCCATCAGATGGACGAACTCTGCTCTCTACTGCAGCCCACACAGGGCTTGTAGATATAACTGCACTACTACTGTGTCGTGGAGCAGACCCTTCTATAAGTGACAACCAGGGACAGACACCGCTAACACTTGCAGCCAGGCAGGGTCATGTGGGTGTACTTCAGGTTATACTGGACTGGATTCAGGATCAAGGGTGTGACACTGCTCAAACATTGCTGGAGCATGCAGACAGTGAAGGATGGACTGCTCTGAGATCAGCCTCATGGGGTGGTCATAAGGAGGCAGTGAAGATACTTCTAGAGGCAGGAGCAGAGGTAGACGGTTGTGATCCAGATGGGCGTACTGCTTTACGTGCTGCTGCCTGGGGGGGTCACGAGGAAATCTTGCTGACTCTCCTTGACCACGGTGCTAAAGTTGATAGCATGGACCATGAAGGCCGTACTCCACTCATTGCGGCTGCCTACATGGGGCATAAGGAGGCAGTAGAGATATTGCTGGATGCTGGTGCAGAAGTGGATCTGGCAGATGGGGATGGACGTACTGCGCTCTCAGTGGCTGCGCTGTGTGTGCCAACAGCCGCAGGGGGAAGAGGACATGGAGAGGTTGTAAGTCTGTTGTTGGAAAGGGGTGCTGATCCAGAGCATAAGGACAAAAATGGGATGACACCTTTACTCCTTGCCTCCTATGAAGGACACGAGGAAGTGGTAGAGCTGCTCCTGGAGGCTGGGGCTGATGTGGATGAGAGTGCTGGAGCCTACCCCTCTGCTATCACACCTCTCCTTGCAGCTGCAGCCATGGGCCATGCAGGCACAGTGAACCGTATGCTATTTTGGGGGGCAGCAGTAGATGCTATTGATGGGGAAGGTCGCACAGCACTCTGCTTAGCTGCCGCTAAGGGCAGCGTTGAAGTTGTGCGAGCCCTGCTGGACCGGGGCCTGGATGAGAATCACAAAGATGATTTGGGCTGGACACCACTGCACACAGCTGCCTGTGAGGGCCACAAGAGTGTTTGTACGGTACTCACAGTGCAAGGTAGTATGGCTAGAGTTGGTGAACTGGACGTGGAGGGCCGGATTCCACTCATTCTGGCAGCACAGGAAGGTCACTGCAGTACAGTTAGACTCCTGCTTGACCGTAAATCACCTATTGATCATCGAGGGTACAATGGACACTCTGCCCTCAGTGCAGCTGCCCTGCAAGGGCATGAGGAGGTGGTAGAACTGCTCTTGAGACGTGGAGCTGACTCTGATGTTCGAGATGCAGAAGGAAGACCTCTTCTGTACTTGTTAATTCTGGAAGGCTGTTTGGGTATAGCCACCTTACTCATAGAGAAAGGGGGTGTTCCACTAGAATCAAGAGATGCAGAGGGCCGTACAGCACTACATGTAGCAGCTTGGCAAGGTGACCTAAATGGGATTGAGCTGTTGCTAAGACATGGTGCAGACCCTAATGCACTGGACTCAGAAGGCCGACCACCACTGCACTCCGTGGCTTGGAGGGGGCACATCAGTGCTGGCAGATTGCTCCTCAGGGCTAGGGGCATAAATGTTGATCTTGCTTGCAAAAAGCAAGGTGCCACTGCACTCAGTATCGCTGCTCAGGAGGGACACACTGAAATTGTGGCCATGCTTTTGGAAAATGGTGCTGACCCAGACCTTCTGGATCACTATGGCCGCTGTCCGGTAAAAGTTGCAGGAAAGAGAGGTCATTTCAGCATTGTCCGCCTACTAGAGAGCTATGGTGCTAAGCCATTCCTTGGACTCCTACCTTTACTCTGTGAAACTCCAGGATCCTCCAGTTCCTCCATTCTGAAAACTCAGGTTTCCATCTGCACTGTAGAGGGGTTTGGAAATGGTACCCCAGCCACTTCCTCCACCTCATCAAACTCTTTGTCAGCCTCTTGCTCACCTGCTTCTACGGCTGAGAGATTCCATTCAGTGCCTGGTTCTCAGACATCTTCCTCCACGTGTCACTCTCTGGCCACGGTGCAGACTGTACCTGCAGACACCTTAAGCTTCACACAGCAGATTCAGCAGCACTCACTACCCCGCTGCCGCAGTCGGCCATCCACCTTACCTCTACATGGCTCAAACCCTTCTAGCCTACAGAGAAGCATTGCAAAGAACAAGCAGAAAGTAATTTCCAAAGATAACCCTACCCATGCACAATGCACGATCCTTGGACTACAGGACTCGCATGTTCCCCTTAAAGGCCTTGGGTCTGCACAAACAGCTGACTACATCTTGAAGCAACAAACGCCTCACTTAATTGAGAACGAGCTAGAAAACAGTCCCCTGAAATCGGGAAGTTGCAAGTGGAACTCAGTAATGCTGTCTCTAGGAGTGACACCAAACCAAGAGGGGGCTATTAGACAGCCAATAAATAGAGACCGTTCACATTTGGGTTATCCCCCCCTTCATCTTCAGTTCCATGAACAAAAAGAGAGCTGGGATGGctttcaaaaaacaacaatttcccCAACCTTTGACCTCTCAGCCATCTCTCCACATGGTGCCTTAATAGAGGAATCTGTGTTCATCACAACCACAGACCCTCAGCTTAACCTCAAACAAGCCATTAAATTGCAGTTTGAGGGGCCAACCAGTGCAGCACTTTACAAGAGGGAAACACCACTCTAA